The window ATACGTTCTTCATGCTGACCGGGTTAATCGGCGGAATCGGACGTTGGGACGGTGTTGGCCAAGCATCATCGATCGGTGCAACCGTACACCAATTGGTCATCACACCAATTGCGGTTTCTGTTTCCCCGTGACTGAACGTTGTTCGAGAACTTCATCGATAAATCCATACTCTATGGCCTCTTGCCCATCCATGAAATGATCCCGCTCGGTGTCAGCATGGATCCGCTTCGTTGTTTGCCCTGTATGTTTGGCTAGAATTTTGTCTAACTGATTACGGTATCTCAGGATCTCCCTTGCATGAATTGCCATATCCGAGGCCTGTCCCTCGATACCTCCCAGGGGTTGATGCAGGATGATCCGCGAATGTAGCTGACAGTATCGTTTCCCTGGTGCACCACCAGCAAGCAGTAACGACCCCATACCGGCAACCTCACCGATGCACAGGGTACTGATGTCTGGACTGATGAACTGCATGGTGTCATAGATTGCCATCCCTGCGCTTATTGAGCCGCCGGTAGAATTGAGATAAAAATGAATGTCTTTGTCAGGATTTTCAGATTCCAGGTAAAGCAACTGTGCAACTATCAGATTAGCGGGCTCGTCCAAGAGTGGACCCACCAGGAATATGACTCGTTCCTTAAGCAGTCGGGAGTAAATATCATAGGCGTGTTCCCCCCGCGCAGTAATCTCTATGACCGTTGGTATTAGGTCAAGTGCCCGGATGTCGCTGCAGCTTTCTTTGTTTGGGAACTCTATCATCAGTCCGTATTCAACCGTTCAGA is drawn from Gammaproteobacteria bacterium and contains these coding sequences:
- a CDS encoding ATP-dependent Clp protease proteolytic subunit: MIEFPNKESCSDIRALDLIPTVIEITARGEHAYDIYSRLLKERVIFLVGPLLDEPANLIVAQLLYLESENPDKDIHFYLNSTGGSISAGMAIYDTMQFISPDISTLCIGEVAGMGSLLLAGGAPGKRYCQLHSRIILHQPLGGIEGQASDMAIHAREILRYRNQLDKILAKHTGQTTKRIHADTERDHFMDGQEAIEYGFIDEVLEQRSVTGKQKPQLV